Proteins encoded by one window of Leptospira barantonii:
- the epsC gene encoding serine O-acetyltransferase EpsC produces the protein MSPEEGRYKKFVESIYQKQNEDPHRYGGRKVAGNFISELFNIIFAGYFSDVTFRDLAHVEDSLSEFFLHTKDKLYPYLSSQESSFSEHITIDGVLDRFKDELPSLYDLIWHDAIAAFEGDPAAESVKEVILAYSGFYAIAVHRVANALHKMYVPIFPRMLSEYAHEKTGIDIHPGASIGRSFFMDHGTGIVIGGTSVIADNVKIYQGVTLGALSVSKDMAMLKRHPTIEENVIIYAGATILGGETVIGRNSIIGGNAWITQSIAPYSIVHQRSEVRVRTSKELDDVIDFTI, from the coding sequence ATTTCTCCCGAAGAGGGACGATATAAAAAATTCGTAGAATCCATCTATCAAAAACAAAACGAGGATCCTCATCGTTACGGGGGAAGAAAGGTAGCCGGAAACTTCATCAGCGAGTTGTTCAACATCATCTTTGCCGGATATTTTTCGGACGTCACGTTTCGAGATCTGGCTCACGTTGAGGACAGTTTGTCCGAATTCTTTCTTCACACAAAGGATAAACTATATCCTTATCTTTCCAGTCAGGAAAGTTCCTTTTCAGAACACATAACGATCGACGGGGTTTTGGATCGATTCAAGGACGAACTTCCATCCCTATACGACTTGATCTGGCACGATGCGATTGCCGCGTTTGAAGGTGATCCCGCGGCCGAAAGCGTAAAGGAAGTCATCCTTGCGTATTCCGGTTTTTATGCGATCGCGGTTCATAGGGTTGCAAACGCGCTTCATAAGATGTACGTTCCGATTTTCCCGAGAATGTTAAGCGAATACGCGCATGAAAAAACGGGAATCGACATTCATCCCGGAGCTTCCATAGGTAGATCCTTTTTTATGGATCACGGAACCGGGATCGTCATCGGAGGAACCTCTGTGATCGCGGATAACGTTAAAATCTATCAGGGAGTCACGTTAGGCGCTTTGTCGGTAAGCAAGGATATGGCGATGTTAAAGAGACATCCTACGATCGAAGAGAACGTAATCATCTATGCGGGCGCGACCATTCTCGGCGGTGAAACCGTAATCGGTAGAAACAGTATCATCGGCGGAAACGCGTGGATTACGCAGAGCATCGCTCCTTATTCCATCGTTCATCAAAGAAGCGAGGTCCGGGTTCGGACCTCTAAGGAACTGGACGATGTGATCGACTTTACGATCTGA
- a CDS encoding winged helix-turn-helix transcriptional regulator, producing the protein MKRKNLEEEDCPIARSLSAIGEWWSLLILRDAFLGKRRFGEFEKSLGLAKNILSSRLHKLVADGILEIVPASDGSAYQEYVLTDKGRDLFPILVSLRQWGEKYLFDKEVVNQVLVDEKNGKPVQRIEVKSKDGRVLTSKDVKLLFLDSKTTVKKTKKAKSAKKQK; encoded by the coding sequence AAAAAATCTTGAAGAAGAAGATTGTCCGATCGCAAGATCCCTTTCCGCAATCGGAGAATGGTGGTCTCTGCTCATATTGAGGGATGCATTCTTAGGCAAAAGAAGATTCGGTGAATTCGAAAAAAGTCTGGGACTCGCAAAGAATATTCTCAGTTCAAGACTTCATAAGTTGGTCGCCGACGGAATTTTGGAAATCGTTCCCGCTTCGGACGGAAGCGCTTATCAGGAATACGTTCTAACGGATAAGGGCAGGGATCTTTTTCCGATTCTTGTTTCTCTCAGACAATGGGGAGAGAAATATCTTTTTGACAAAGAGGTCGTCAACCAGGTTCTTGTGGACGAAAAAAACGGTAAACCGGTTCAAAGGATCGAAGTGAAATCCAAGGACGGTCGGGTTCTCACTTCAAAGGACGTTAAACTTTTGTTTTTGGATTCCAAAACAACGGTCAAAAAAACGAAGAAGGCGAAATCGGCGAAGAAACAAAAGTAG